The nucleotide sequence CCCTGAATGGAGGTATATAGAAATAACCCACACAAAAAGCACAGGTCGCTTCAGTTCTTCAAAGAGACATTTTTCAACATGATAAGTGCTTCCTGCATGACCGGACCTTTAGAGACGACCTACAAAATTCAATTGAAAAGAAAGCCATTCAGTTGGAGGAAAGAGTTCACGATCGCTAATAGGTTGTACCGCTGTTTCCTTTTAGAAAGGTTTTACGGAAACGGTCTTCGAAGCTTCTAACTTCACGGAACTCTTTGTTATACtaacttttgtttgttcgctTGCTTGCCTGTTTGATTTTTGTTAGCCTGGTTTGTTGTCCTGTGGATGTTTACGTACCACCTTACCAGAGCCGCAACGAGCAAAGGGTTATGTTTgactgaatctgaatctgaacaATACGTCGTTGAAGCTGCCTGAATACTTAGCTAGATACACAAGAGGAGAAGTGCATGGACCACTGTCTCTTTAGATACGCAGACACGAGTTGGCAGTGCATCTTTTTGAATAACTGGTGTAATTTGTAATGTGGTTGCTGAAATGGTGTAGTTGTGTGGTGTTCAGGTGTATGATGAGGtttcatttttatttgttttatttttacaaaTGTACATTTTGAAATTGCTACCACATTCTTTTATTATCACTTTTTCATAGCAAACATAATAAGTTTATCCGCACTACGTCACTATAAAGTATGAGGTCATAACATGTTTACAGCTCGTGCACTCATATCATGACGCAAATGGGGCTCGAATTACACGACGCTGCGTCGACAGGAGACTATGACGCGCTGGAGGAGTACGTCAAATCGGGGAAGTATGACCTCAACCTCAAAGACATCGACACCCACAACAGAACAGCTCTCCACTGGGCTTGCCAGAAAGgttagaaaaaagaaacaagtcgcgtaaggcgaaaatacaacatttagtcaagtagctgtcgaactcacagaatgaaactgaacgcaacgcaacgcagcaagaccgtatactcgtagcatcgtcactccaccgcccgtggcaaaggcagtgcccgtggaattgacaagaagagcggggtattcgttgcgctgagaaggatagcacgcttttctgtccctctcttcgttttaactttctgagcgtgtttttaatccaaacatatcatatctatatgtttttggaatcaggaaccgacaaggaataagatgaaagtgtttttaaattgattttgaaaaaaattttgataataatttgtatatatatttaattttcagagcttgtttttaatccgaatataacatatttatatgtttttggaatcagcaaatgatggagaataaaataaacgtaaatttggatcgttttataaatttttatttttttttacaattttcagatttttaatgaccaaagtcattaattaatttttaagccaccaagctgaaatgcaataccgaagtccgggcttcgtcgaagattacttgaccaaaatttcagccaatttggttgaaaaatgagggcgtgacagtgccgcctcaactttcacgaaaagccggatatgacgtcatcaaagacatttatcaaaaaaaagaaaaaaacgttcggggatttcatacccagaaactctcatgtcaaatttcataaagatcggtccagtagtttagtctgaatcgctctacacacacacacacacatacaccacgaccctcgtctcgattcccccctcgatgttaaaacatttagtcataacttgactaaatgtaacaagtcgcgtaaggcgaaaatacaatatttagtcaagtagctgccatttttcagcaagaccgtatactcgtagcatcgtcagtccaccgctcatggcaaaggcagtgaaattgacaagaagagcggggtagtagttgcgctaagaaggatagcacgcttttctgtacctctctttgttttaactttctgagcgtgtttttaatccaaacatatcatatctatatgtttttggaatcaggaaccgacaaggaataagatgaaagtgtttttaaattgatttggacaatttaattttgataataatttttatatatttaattttcagagcttgtttttaatccgaatataacatatttatatgtttttggaatcagcaaatgatggagaatacgataaatgtaaatttggatcgttttataaatttttatttttttttacaattttcagatttttaatgaccaaagtcattaattaatttttaagccaccaagctgaaatgcaataccgaaccccgggcttcgtcgaagattacttgaccaaaatttcaaccaatttggttgaaaaatgagggcgtgacagtgccgcctcaactttcacgaaaagccggatatgacgtcatcaaagacatttatcaaaaaaatgaaaaaaacgtatggggatttcatacccaggaactctcatgtcaaatttcataaagatcggtccagtagtttagtctgaatcgctctacacacacacacacacacacacgcacgcacacacgcacgcacgcacacacacacgcacatacaccacgaccctcgtttcgattccccctcgatgttaaaatatttagtcaaaacttgactaaatataaaaagaaagagagaaagcttCAGGTCCTACAGCCTTTTATATCCTGTGGGGTGGGAGTGGGGGTGAGTTTGATATTGGCATATCACAGAGGCACAGTGCTTGTTTACGAGTTtaagggggttgggggtgggcggGGCGACGATTGGAGGTTCACTAGGGAGCCCTCTGatctctccccctccctgtCCCAAAAGCAACATCTTCACGAATCGGAACTGAACAgtcgcccctccccccccccccaaaaaaaaaaacccacccaaccccaaccaaccaaccaaccatccaaccaaccatcaaccaaccaaccaaccaaccaaccaaccaaccaacaaaccaacaaacaaacaaacaaacaaacaaaaaaacaaacacacaagcaaacaaacaaacacgtctAAGGCGGTCATCCGCGTTTATTGCTGTCCCTTCTCTAAACCACACTAACGCAATACTGCACAGAAGGTAACAGAGAACAGAGCCAGTGGGGCTTCCCGCGCACTATAAATGAATGGAGCCCAAAACCATTGCGCCTTTAACTAGCGAACTACCAAGACCACTCCCTGATGGACTCAGCCCCGTGGGACAGAAGCTTCATCCTTCCATTGCGCCTTCATAAAAAGACCAACAAATATTCTGTCCTCACGTCGGAACAAACGgagaagacaaaacaaataacggaTATGAAGGTATTTAGCGTATTGATTAAGTCATCACGAAAAAACCGTTATTGATTTCGTCTTCTTCGTTCCCACGTAAGcaaagtatttaaaaaaaaatctttttattgTATTCATCGTTCTCACACTCAGTCACTTTTGCTCTTCTGCATTGCGCCTTCATTATCCATGCATAACGATCGAGCCTCGTGGTGTTGCAGGCTATGTAGAGTGCATCCGCCTGCTCCTGGAGTACGGAGCGGACGGGTCAGCCCGCACGTCGAGTGGGTGGACCCCAGCCCATTGTGCTGCGGAGAGCAACAGAATCCCTGCCCTCAGAGCTCTGCACGCCGCGCTCGTGCCCATTGACCGCAAGGACAAGTTCGGTGACACGCCCAGGCGCATTGCTTCTATCTACGGCCATCACGACTGCGTCAAGTACCTCCTTCagtgagtacagtggaacaccctttTTGAAACCTCGGATCCagttcattttttattttagaaaatcaggtctacgaaaagagggagtcttgaaattgaggtcaatttacagaggctttgcggttttacatttttacaaatcacgggtcaaCACCTGTTATTGTTAGACATTCGCCGGGCCACGATTCAAGTTCAATCCAAGCGAGTCTCGTAGTTTTTGACGCTACTGTATTTAACAACTTCCTCGACTGAATGCTAGACAACACTGTTCATGCATAAATCccttggtgttttttttggcgattatttttttttaattttttttttaaaatttattatAATGGTTATTTTTGGTAAATGCCTTTCAGGGCCGAAGCGGAGTTGGTGGAGAGGCGTAAAACGGGCGGCATTCTTGAGGAAGAGGATGATGATTTTAGTGACGACGACAATGGCTCTGCGTGACGTCATACCGCATCAGTCGTAGGCCTGCATATTGTATTGGCCACAAGAACAATATTGCGATgaacaatcaaccaaccaaccaaccaaccaataaCAAGCCAACCAAAGGCCGCACGAAACGTAGTTGAAAGTTCCTTAGAAAATAGTCGCATTTACACACTGATAGGCTTCAATTTCAAACTTTGAGTTGATGAGCGTTGACTGAGCCGTAGTAAAACCCGTCATGCGATCGACGTCATCTCTTCGCATGCTTTATCGTCTCGGCGTTTTGCGCTCGCTCTGTCTTAACTACTTGCAAACGACCCCCACAGCTAACAGAAACTGGTTGCAcgtgtatcaatgcgcctcctTAGCAGATGTTCCATGAGCGTTCCCGGTGTTTATCAAAAATTGAACACCAGTAATCTGACTTATCACAGAATTTGTTACATGTACATTCAAAACCCAGCTTGATTGAATTAACGTTTCTTTTATCtgtgatatttttgtttgtttgtttgcttaacgcccagtccaccacgaagggtgatatcagggcggtgctgctttgacatttaacgtgcgccacacacaagacagaagtcgcagcacaggcttcatgtctcacccagtcacattattctgacaccggaccaaccagtcctagcactaaccccataatgccagacgccaggcggaacagccactagattgccaattttaaagtcttaggtatgacccggccggggttcgaacccacgacctcccgatcacggggcggacgccttaccactaggccaccgtgttgcggtatctGTGAAATAATTTTAAACCAACGTACTTGTGTGCGTGAGAAAGAAAATGAGAGGAACACTTTAAAATAGCTGTCCTAGTGACGCAATTCTAATGCATTTATTCAATCAGTTTATTTTTAGCCGTGTGATTAAGCGTGCTCGTAATGACGATGTTGGCACGTGGCATTTTGGAGAATCTGGTCTAATGAGTACAATCAAACAATCATATAAGTAGACTGGTGAGACCGTTGTTCAATCTTTATAAACAGCACCTTAGACATCAAAGATATACACATATCTCAGCAAAGTGCAAACTTTTATATGAGAGCGAAATTAGAACCATATCATTTTCTGTCAATTACAGTCAGCAAAGTTATTCTTACTCTTACTTCCTCCAGAGACATAGAacaatgtatgtctctgcttCCTCCAAGTTTAACTTTTTTTCCGCTCCACGTgtatctttgttttgtttttgttcgatGCACATACTGTTCATCAATGTTTCTTGACTCTcgtaatttttgttttaaaaagttATTATTCAGacactcgaagttttgaaattaACCTTGCATTCATTATTTCTTAGCAAATTATGGTCGGATACGAATGTGCAATACTGTAATACTTACCAAGCTGTGTGTAATTCATGTCTTTTTCTCTTCACGACTTTAGTAAAGTAGGTGTGTCATACTTTAGTGGGAAATTTTGGTTACtattttcaaaaaaaacaattccatgcaAAGAACATTGCTCACGATGCAGTCATTCTCTGTGAACATACGTGGAAACCATTGGATTTTCAGCGCCTTCTTTGTCTGGGAAGAATTTGATAACGGCTCATAATTCATTTAAATTGTTACTACAGTAATATAACTGCGTTGATCGTCATATGATTTGCATGCTGCAATCACGTGATGTggcacgcatgcgcactaacGATTATGACTGACGTAACGTGACAAATTAAGGTGTACAGAAGTGTAACCTTATGACGATTCTTTCAATAAATTAAATAATCAGCGTGAATTAAAATTACATGTAATTTAACGTGGAGAGAATACATACTTCGAACACTATAAGTCAAGATATATTTTATCGTTGTATGGGGATATTTTATTGGAACCTGTAGCCGATTTAACGGCCGCGTTTATGGTACGCGTGTCTTGGCATGGATTTGTTTTATACTCGAGACCGCTTGCATCCTTGGGTACGTCTGGTATTACAAatgacacaacaacaaaaaaacaaaacaaaaaaccaccaaTAAACACCGAAGGTAGAAAAAGCATTCATAattattgttatttttatttgaaATTTTGTAGTCATTTATGTATTTTATTTATCAatgcatttatttttatttttattttttggttttctgttcttatttATTATACAGTTAGTAATTTGTTGTTGCAATCTTACATCAAGCAAACTATCGGTTTTAACATGTGTATGCTGTATTTATTTTCGTCTAAAGATGTGTAGATATATATTCAACATAGTGGTGGAGGAGACTGAAACATGATCTCTGTGACTCTGTCTTCATGTGTGTGCGATtgcatgtgtatgtatgtatgtatgtatgtgtgtgtgtgtgtgtgtgtgtgtgtgtgagtgagtgtgtatgtgtgtacgtgtgtaacttgggtgtgtgtgtgtgtgtgtacaggcgtgcgtgcatgcgtgcgtgaatgtgtatgtttgtgactGCATTTTGTTCGGACGAGTCTAGAGTCTCTAAAATCTGAGAACTTTAGATGGGTACTgctgaaacaaacacaacatAATTTGTCAAATAGGCAAAAAAGTATTTATTTACAATCTATGACATATGGTTCACTATTCATCTCAAAGTAGTAGTATcccagcaaaacaaacaaacaacagcaaaaacacaCGATACCAagcaaatgtaaaataaaaGGGAGATTATACAGACTAAAAATTGCGAAATGAGGCCCTCAATGATGtcattaacaaaacaaacacaccataGAATAATGTTAGCCTTGAAAACGATGAAACATTTTTCATAAAGCACTCAAACAGTAAATCTTAGTCACATAGAAGCAGATGATGTCGTCAAAAAGCCAAAAGACATAGCCATTTGTGGCAACATCCAAACAAATAACACAGACCGTATAATTTATACAATGCATAGTGTTGCTCACGTAAGTCAAAGGATATAACCATTTGTGGCAACATCCAAACAAATAACACAGACCGTATGATTTATATGATGCATAAGTGTTGCGCACGTAAGCCAAAGAATATATAACCGTGTCTGGCAACATACATACAAATAACACAGACCGTatgaataaaaaacaagaacggtAAGTTTtgggaacgtttgttattgaaaaCAATATAATTATCCAAAAAGTTTGtacgtctttttgtttttggatttacagACCGTATAATTTATACAATGCATTACATCGCTCACGTTCTGAACTTTGATGCAcgaatggagaaaaaaaccgcTTGGCAAAGAACATGAAGAACTaaaatgacaaacaaacaaaaaaagtcctTGCgacttttggttttggtttggAAGCTTCAACACTCAAGCatccaaaaaaggaaaaaaaatacacGAAcaggaaacaaaataaaatcaatTAACGAAAAGCTTACGCACTCCAAGCATCTGCATCGCCCGCTTGATGTTCTGGTTACTGTCAGGCTCGCCGTAAAAGATTGAATAGTAGCCCCAATAGTTTGACAAAAACCTCGAGATACTTAAAAAGGTTAAAAATAAGTTTTCACCCTCAAAATAACCTGGATTTAAAGGGCAAAAAACTCGATTTACCATGAACACAATCGCTGTGCGGGAAGGCGAACGTCAGCCAAGTCTCTAATTTGCTTAGGCACATTaggcgcagtttcgtataaaaattattttccaaatttccccactgtgttttataaaataatcatattatgaaagcacatacattcttatcttagttgttatgtattcattgttagtaaacatcggcattattcatgttttactttaaacgcaatcattgttatttatagatcacaggcacctgatgtaagtaggtcacacacgtgtaaatgttgtgcccagtccttgtttttgtttctgttattattttagttagcaggtctagttgagcacgtattaagtatcatgtacccactgctagtcattgtgcattttagttaatggactgatgatgtcatttgtatggagtcgacgcacgtgcgaggatatgtatgtgtgggaggggggggggcgggagatggaagcttgctgtatgttatgtaatgtatatattgtgtgtgatacgtggaaatgtgatactatttatttgcatgtatgatacaggtacaaatgtgataattgtaggcttatactagtgattactgtgtgtgatacatgaaatgtgatatgaatgctgtttttatatgttatactcttactttctcccaagcgcaagacaaattcttctatgaaaattgaagccaataaaatttgagttgagttgagttgagttaacCGTACTGGTGTGGTCACAATGTGTAGAGATGTGTTAAAGCTAAGACTTACTAAATATTGTATTGTTCACATTGAAATACATGCACTGTGTTTACCATGTGCCACATGTCTTGACAATTCACGCTGTGTTAAAAACTGGTTGCAGTAAgcgtgttcaaaagtggaacgcTTCTATTAAGAACGTTGGCAAAGATGAGAAATAATTGTAAGATAGGTACTGGCGCTCGGGGTGGGTTGGCAGCTTGGAGAAAGGGCTTTCTTTAAAGGCATACTTTATGAAGCTAACTGACAGATCTATGTACACCATACACACAACATCACATTCCGACCATAACCCTAGTTTTATTCCAGACAACGCTATGTACAGCAGTTCATCACAAAGTTTAAAATCTTTTCTTTAAGACAACGCCAGAACAGTCCAGATcgcagacaaaaacaccaaaccACAACGATACCACCAGCTTTTAAGCAAGAGCATGGACGGGGAGGAGGAGACAGCCTTCTGGTAAGCGGGTATGAGCCAGGAAGGATCTTTTGTCCCCGTTTCCTCCGTCGTTTTAACTTCGTTAAAAGAAGGTCCCAGCCAGGAGGGCATATTTCCATCTGCATCCTCTATTGATTGCTTCTTTGTCGTCACTTCCGCCTTCATCTTTTTTGTCATTTCCGTTTTCTTTGTCGTCACTTCCGCTTTTTTCTTTGTCGTCATTTCCGTTTTCTTCGTCGTCACTTGCGCTGCTTGTTTCTGCTTAGTCACGGTGCTTGTTTTGATCGTGCCTGAATGGTAGAAATTTGATATTAGTTTGGAATGTTTGGGCACGTCTGCCTTTAAGTAGTAACATTTGCAATAAAATGACAAGAATCAAGAGGAGATTTTAAATTCAAAGTATGTCCTGATGCGTCAATTTTCTATGGTTCTTCTTCGGTAAGTCACTATGATAAGAGTATTAGTGGAATTGATTTTCGTCGACCAATTTTGCGAAATAAAAATTATACTAGTTTCGGCAAATTTCGGTTAGCGCTTTGgcgaaaaaaactaaaacaaacaaaagcaaacacGGGAACGGATCTGCCGAAATGACGACAACATTTTCGTCGCTTTGAAAGAAGT is from Littorina saxatilis isolate snail1 linkage group LG5, US_GU_Lsax_2.0, whole genome shotgun sequence and encodes:
- the LOC138966175 gene encoding ankyrin repeat domain-containing protein 66-like — translated: MTQMGLELHDAASTGDYDALEEYVKSGKYDLNLKDIDTHNRTALHWACQKGYVECIRLLLEYGADGSARTSSGWTPAHCAAESNRIPALRALHAALVPIDRKDKFGDTPRRIASIYGHHDCVKYLLQAEAELVERRKTGGILEEEDDDFSDDDNGSA